The following nucleotide sequence is from Cucumis melo cultivar AY chromosome 1, USDA_Cmelo_AY_1.0, whole genome shotgun sequence.
ACTCTTCTTCTTGCGTTTGAGATAGGTTGCACATTCAGATTGAATATGCCCAAACAATTCACACTCATGACACCTGATTCCTTTGCCAGACTTCTCAAATTTTGAAGAGCCATTGTCCTTTTCATTTCGTTTGTGGTCCTTTCTTCGGAAACATCGGATGATGAAGGGCTTGATATTCTATGTTGAGTAGCTGAGGTGGCTTCGCGGCTGTTGCATTGACTGCCAATGTGTTTGTGAAATTGACTCTTCAGTTTTGCAACCTGATTAGTCAGCAACGCCATAGATTTTGTAAGGGAGTCTTTATTTTGAGAGACTCTGTAATCCTCTGTTGGTTCTTCCTTTACTGAGGTTAGAGCCAGACTTGATTTCCTCCTGCTTACACTATCCCCTAGGTGTAACTCGAATGTACGTAATGACACGAACAGTTTATCCAGCTTCATTTTTGATAGGGCATTAGCTTCCTCTATGGTGGTGACTTTCATGTTGAACTTCGATGGCAGAGATCTAAGGACTTTCCAAACAAGTTTTGAATCAGACAACTTTTCCCCCAGCGCATCTGATTAGTTGGCAATGTTAAGTACTCGAACATTGAACTCAGTGATAATCTCTTCTTCAGTCATTTGAAGTGCTTCGAACCGAGATGTCAGGATCTGCAACCATGATATTTTTACCTTTGACGTCCCTTCAAAGGCTACCTCCAGGTTATCCTATGCGACCTTAGCTGACTTGCAGGTGTTGATTAGCTTGAATATGTTAGGATCAATGACGTTGAATAGTGCATTCAGCACACGTGAATTGCCTACGGCTGCATCATCTTCTTCGCTTGTCCACTTTAGTTCAAATTTTCGTGTAATTTTATCGTTTCATCCTTTTCAGTGAGGTGCTCCCACCCTGATATAATGGCTCTCCAACACCTCATGTCCAGAGACATCAGGAATGCCTCCATACGTGACTTCCAGTACCCATAGTTTCCTCTATCTAGAAGAGAAGGTCTAGTGGTTGAGTTTCCTTCACGAATTCCGTCCATCAACGATCGTATGAcaacccgctctgataccaattgtaaTATGAACGGTTCTAGTGATATGTAACAGTTGTAGCCACAGTTGTAGAAAGAGTACTAAGCTGAAGTAACATGGAAAAAGAACAAGCAACACAGCAACATTTgataacccagttcgatgaatgTACATCTACATCTGGGAGGCAGTTTGCCCAAGATGGAAGATTGTATTAATCACAAATACAATAAGtgttgaatacatagttatgactgagtaAACAACACTTTGACACTATTGTTACTGTACTGTTCTAGGACTGTTTCAACAGAACTTGATTATGATGTAACATAATGGTCATAACTAAACAGAGGGTATGATGAGACTCCCCCTTAATCGCAGCATTAATCAAATATGCATTCAACTTTTACTTCAACAATGGAGCACTTCTTCTATCCGGTTTCCTTCTTTTGGTCACATACAACCGATCGTCCCTAGGAACTTCCTGTGTTAGGGTATTTATCCTTGATAATTTTTTAGTGGTTCCCAATCAAATTCCTTAGGAGATAAAATAGGAAAAGATCCTAACCAACTGAAGCCATTTGTTAAGGAAAGAATCTTAACCAATGTCTTAACCAGTTTGTTGAATAATATGCAGAAAGACACATGTGGGACCATTCTGTTAACATAATGGTTGATGAATATGAAAACTTTGCTAGTAAGAAAAACGAGAACATCTTTATTTACCTGCTCATTTTGACCGACTTGTTTTGATACAATGCTGCGCAGCTGTATAAATTTGAGAACCCAATGAGCAATGGTCATGCCTCAGCGAGAAGAAACATATATAGAAGTGAGAAATTTAAAACTTACACATGGGCTCACAAAAACagagaaaataaaagatataGCTACAGCATAAGGAACCTGTGCAAGAAAAAAAAGACATGAGAATTGGAAAACAAATGATTTTAAGGGGCCCCTCCTAACAAATATATAATGACACATTGATGTTTTTTAAGTAATGGTTAGGATCTAAGAAGCACGAATACCATACAACATAGACATAGACACAACGACAcccatattttaaaattttaggacAAGATACGGTAAAGACACGTTtattaaaatattcattttaaaaatatatatatcctttTTATAGTAGAAGAAAATTCATAGTAAATGAATTTATGCATTTATATACTTAAAAGACTTAGCTTGATGTATTCCATGCtcaaaagttattattattgcCATATATGTGTCTTTTTAATCTACTCAATAAGTGTTTTATGGATCTAATACATTTGTTAGACTAGCAAGTATTTAATAGGTGTCTACTGAGTATCAGATTATTCAAGTGTCCGACACAGACATGCTATCCAAACTAAAGTGTTTGTGCTTCTTAAGTTAGGATTCCTCCTACCAACAATACTCCAGGACAACACACAACACTAAAATATAGAAATATGTATTGCAATTGCAATATCAACGAAAAAACAACCATAATCTTTGTGGAATGCTAGTCTTTCCCAAATTTCCTAAAGAAATCCCAAAAAATTCTGAACTCCTTGCTTCCAATTCACACCCTCTATTTATAACTAAAAAGTTTAACAAACTTAGTAGCTAATAATTACTGATATTCCCCTTCTCGCAATCATACTAACAATCCTAATATTTTTCCTAACTAGGTTTTTAAAATAACGAGATTTAATTTTACATCTCAAACCTAGggaaaaaataagaaaatatttcaGCTGCATCCTAAGTTAAACCTATTTTAGTATATTCTTGTGTATGTGTTAGAGTGGGATGCTAAAAGACaatgcaagaaaaaaaaatctctgCATAGGATTGTTAGGAACTCTTGATAATTGAAAAAGGATTTACCCAAATTGCCCAGGCAATGCTATTAATGACCATCTGCAATAAATCAACTTGTAGTGAGCATGGTGGTTAAATGTAAATGCTTCAGTGTTTATATAGTAGATATGAAGGGAAAACTTTGATCATGAAATACTAAGTAACGATTCCGAGGTGCTTACACTGATGCTTCCCACCAAAAGACCTAATGAAAGTAGCTTATCTTCAGATAGAACAGGAACCAACAGGGGCATCAAAACAAGCTGCATATATGTATAAACCAGTGTATTAAAAGAGGAGAAGGAGCAGAAGACAGAGTGTAAAAAACCAGACCCGTTTGGAATTGCAATAGCTTTTCAAAATAATTGCCGacaattatgtttttttttccctaaaatcTGTTGTAATCTGAGTGACTAGCATTTGATAAATTACAGCTTTATCTTGAACAAGTTggtttcaaatatttaaataaccTATTTTATCAAACACAAATAAAGCAGGTAGATTCTACCTGCGAGACGGTTCCTGCCACCCCATTAAGTAGCATCAAATCTGCGAACTGGTCCTTATCAAAGTGAAATCGAGCTTTGAAATAGTACTGCAATGCGATACAATTTAACTACGGGTCTATGAGAGAGATTTAGCAGTTGTTTTCCCGTTGTTCTCACCccacataaataaataaaatagaaatctAAGCATgcttttattcatttttattctAAACTAGGAAACACTCTAACAGCTTAACAAAGTCCTGATTTGTAGAGGCATTGGAAGATGCGAATTTTTCTTGACATTATGCATCTCTTCAAGTCTTTGTTTCATGAATCTGTCATGTATCTGTCAACAATTACATATGTCAAACTTAGAATAGAATTTCCATTAGCCCACTTGAGACCCTTgtatatttatttcatatatttcaATGCAACTACTACTAGCCTTAAAATCTCATTAGTTATGAAGGTAATTCTGTAGAAAAATACTGATATACCAATATAGAGGCTTGCATTCCTCCCTCACCGAGGCCAGTAAAGAATACAACAACTGCGGCTTGTGAAAGTAGTGTACTGTAATCAATGAAGTTGTATCCTATTGTTATTAAATAGTATGGCCTACTGCAGAGTCATAGGAAGAGTGTTCTCTTCTCACATTAAAATGATCATGCATATAGCTGACAAATCTTACTTACCTGCTCTTGAATAAGGTAATAACATCATCCAGAGTAGGCATCTTTCTGAAAGGCTGCGTCGGTCTCGTCAATTTACCACCATCGTCCTCACGGTTGGTTAATTCCGGCACTTCTTCCTTCAACATTGGCTGTACTAAATCACTTCTACCAGGCAAACGATCCTTGAGAAAAATTCTCATGTATACTGTTGCGACCATGGAGAATATTGCAGCAATCTGATTGAAATGCATAGTAGAACAATATATCATTGAATCTCAACATAAACTATAGAACAAGAGATCAGTGGACATTTACGATGGTAGAGGAACAGTCTCATGTATATAATGGCGAATGTAGATGAAATGGCAGCAATCGACTAGAAATATACAGCAGAACAATAACAGTATCACCACCATTGAATCTCGAAACATAAACTACAAAACAAGAGATCAGAGAAGACTGTAAACAATCGGGATCACAGATGAACATTCTCAAAAATCTCATCGAAATACATACAGCAGATCAATAACGAAATCACTAACAGTGTACCATTGAATCTCAACACATTAACTACAGAAAAAGAGAGTAGTAGACAGTTTGATCGTCGAGAAATGTTCTCATTGTAAATAAATCAGCAATAATTTGATGGAAATAAACAGAAAATCCAAAAACCACAAAATTATGTATTGAATCTCGAAACAAAGAACAGCAGAACAAGAGATCGGTGTAATTGATTTGGCGAGTGAAGAAAAGTACCGGAAAAATGTAGTCAGTAGCGAGGAAGCGAGATGCTATGGTTCCGCAAACAAAAGCAGCAGAGCAAACTCCAGTGAACAAACCGAATGCGGACCCTCGATTTGTAAGTGAAGTATTGTCTGCCTGAGAATGGAATCGGAGGATCAGATTGAGGAGAAATTGCCGGAAACTTACATGAATTGGAAGAAGACGAGTGAAGAAATTACCAGATAAGCGAGAGCGAGGCAAGCAGCAGTGCCTTCAGAGACCATGGCAGTGAGAGTCCTCGTAACGTAATATGCATAGAAGAACCTTCTCTCCCTGCTGTATGCCAATATCGCTGCGCGCCAACCCAATTATCAAATCGTCATTAACGCGCCTTTCACAAGCTAACTACTTCTATAAGCGTTTTTCGAAcgttaaattaaaaacaaatagtttcaattctgtttcttttttttttttttttccaaaatatccggtgtattttcaaatttttagttaaaatcgaatcaaattgaaaattttaatttgattcaatttaatccaattcaattttgtcattcttttttgtttgattgATTTGAATGTTCATTTCAATTTTGTCATCGCATTGATGTATTACCTTCCATTAACAAACAACTACCAATGTCAATGACACTCCACAAGTTCTTCTCTCATGTCCTTGAAAATGATTTCACAATCCTTTTCATACATAGGGATTGTTTGTGGCGAAAAATGtttaagattataataaatttCTCTTGCTAGAGTAAATACCATCTCAAAATCATCTATTTGCTATGGTATTTACTATTTTACATTTACCATTTTTTATTCTTactataatatttaatattttcttatcaaactaaaacaatttacactagaaaacaaaaatatgCTAAGGAGCACCATTATAATAACACTTTTTTTCATTCCAAACATTTCCATAACATATACAACAGGTGGAGTGGGTGCGGCCGAGACAAATACAATGATGAAAGGTGTTTTCTTCTCTaaaactaaattaattaaaacccACTTTTTGAGGCAAAACTATCATAGATCATCAAAAGTAATATCCAAAAACTCAATATAGGAAGTAGGATCATCCAAGTGCCCCGACATCTTAAATCACAAAAACATCAAACATAAAAGCGCTTTTAAATTCTAAttcaacaaaaacaataattataaaGTAGACAAGACGTGGAGGGGAAATAGAAGTTGAGCATTAACAAGGAATGATAAAATCACAGTAACCAAACATTCCCAATTCCAAACAAAACAATCATTATCAATCCAGTCctttcattattttcatttttagttatctctcaatttttaaaatatctaataattttttaaatctttaaatatataaaataagtCTACTCTAGACTGTCAATTATGTCAAATAGATTATATATcacttataaaatataaatccataaatatatatatatatatatatatatattatatatatcagattttttttccaaaggtataaaattaaattaaaggtAAAATTGTACGACTTTTGAAAAGGTAAAGTAAGtacatagaaaaagaaaaagaaaatgaaaatgaagaagagaAATTACCGAGTGGGATAATGGAGATTGCGGTGGGTAATGTGAGCAGAGCTTTCCTTCCGTACTTGTCCGACAAATTCCCTACTATTGGCGTTATCACTACCGCTCCAAATCCTGATAGCTGCGAATTTCAACCCacaattataattaatttcacAATTGTGTGTGTGTAATTGAACTAATTTATACGTAATTTTAATACATAATTGATTTGATGTTACGCTATTTAGgtataagaaaaatatattagaACACATAAACATTTAGACCACTTGTATGAATGTGCTCATTATCTTTTAAGTCAATGATGATGttgattttcatatatatatatatatatatatattctttttttattactaaattatcgatttaattttgaattttggagATCGAAACAAATATAACTTGAAAAcagtttttagtttttcaaaattatatatttaataactCAATAATGCAAATCATCCTAAAAATTGgataaaaataaacttaattttttaaaaaaaatgcagAAGCAAAATAGTTACGGAAAACCTAAATTTAGCTAGTTGATGTAAGAAAAAGATTTAAAGCTTAGCTATAAACCTAATTAAACGTAATTCAAACTTTATGTTGAATGTGAAACAAAATGAGTAAATTAAAGCATTGGTGGTGACTAGACCTAGTAAAGTAAGAAACTTTAAAAGTGCATGAAATAAAGCTATCTTAACTTACTGCGGGGTAAAACATTTGTTTAGAATTGCTTTTAGAACAAGCATTTTATAATAAACACAAGTTTTATATGATAATTTGAATTCAGACTTTAACAAAAACTAATATATACCAATTAAGTGAATTACGTTCGTATTCGTTtaagttttcaaattattttttctaaaagattGAAAGATTAAATGAACTTTAAAAAATGGATGTAATGGACGGTTGGGTTTTACTCTTAATTGATTGGTCCTACAATTTTATTGGATGTCTCTGCTTATTATAAACTTCTTTTATTATGTTAATACTTAATATGTGTTtgtttctaaaaaaacaaaaacttaacttaaaaccaatccaaataaaataattcaaaatatgtttctttttagttttctttttttaaaaaacaaaatatagatTTCTTAAACCTATTTTGTTTGCACTTTaaatatggaaaataaaaacaaaatatatatttcttttatttcaaCAGCAACTTATTCTCGAATCCTtgacattaattttttttttttttgaacacTTGGATTATTAGAATCATAAGATATTTTGAATTAGAGATATGGAGAatgaataatttttaaaagcATGTGGTGAATATAATATTCAAATAgctataaaaaaattaaaattttatttccaAGTGATGATAATAGAATTTTTGAActtaaaatgaaagaatagaTGTGCACTATAACGAAATCGTGAAAGTGGAGTATGCATTTGGTTGGGAAGAAAAGTTGGAAGAGTGGGGCAACTTCCGCTACAATCATTCCACGAAGCTTTATGAAACTTCACTACATGCAAGGCAATTTATGAGTGGCCAACGTTGGAGTGGAGacggagaaaaaaaaataagaaagaaagtgcTGGTGGGGCGTACCCTACTCTTTTCATTTTTGacatttctttcccttttttgttttttctctaCTTTGAAAGAATCTCTCACTTTCActttaagaatatatatatatatacacacacgcGCACATTAAAGGTATGTATGTATGAGCAGTAACTTTTTCTTGTTAAGGTGGAAATTGGAGTTGAATTTGACAAAAAAATCTTAGGTTCAAATTTTTCGTAATATTACAATACCTTACGAAATTTGGTTTTACAAAGATATAAGATTCTTTAAAATTAACTTTTTCACTGGAGTTTGTCCTCGTTTCATTCATTTATTAagaataatttttcttttgcatttTAGTTAAATAATTTTACAAGTAGAAAATATTGTTTTTAGTGATTTAATCATgaacatttttaaaaacaacaaaatctaTCTAACTTTTAGagttcacttttttttttctatattttatgaataatttcgttttttctatccataaccatttattttaaatcattctaaaatatttttgaaacaaaatataataatttaaaactattgttaataagaaattttggaaccaatcacaaactGCCAcattatttactaaaataattatatttgggattaactaaaaattgacatatgtcccaaattaaatttaaagataaattggACAATTTTAAAGACATcgcgtgtctttattatgacaattgggtcaaattaattattttggttcaattaaatattatttacttgttaaaatttaattgagcccaaaaataagcttagcccaaaattaaatatgacccaaatgcATGTGATTAAGTcaatgggtatggtccatgacCCGACCaacccaagtccataaaagcctaccaggaactctataaatagaatagaggagttctcttcgtTTGgagggttggaaattttttactccacaaggtctagagagaattcttcgaagactccaactttaagaacaccctcaaagttgaagctcctttgaactccaactttaagaaaaccctcaaagattgaagctcttttgaagatccaagctttcttcgaagactctaacttcaagaacaccctaaaaaattgaagctcctttgaactccaactttaagaacaccctcaaagattgaaactctttcttcgaagactccaactttaagaacaccctcaaagattaaagctcctttgaagatccaagctttcttggaagacttcaactttaaaaacaccctcaaagattgaagctcttttgaagatccaagctttcttcgaagactccaactttgagaacaccttcaaagattaaagctcctttaaagatccaagctttcttcgaagactcctttaagaacaccctcaaagattgaagctcttttgaagatccaagctttcttcgaagactccaactttaataacaccctcaaagattgaagctcttttgaagatccaaactttcttcgaagactctaacttcaagaacaccctcaaagattgaaactcctttgaagatccaagctttcttcgaagACTCCAACTCCAAGAAAATCACGTgtttcgcttcctcaaatcaagtgtaagcatccagccgagagagaatcagatgaTCAAATTCTAGAAATCGAACCACATcccatcaaatcaacgtaaatacaacatcaacacaagttcaactccacaaatcaaattttttcggaaatctcgtgtgaacaactatttttaaaaattggacACAAACATCAAAATGATACAAAttcatttaaaaaatcaatcatgattaaatcttattttttctaaaatcattCTGTCAACTATCTTTACTCGAGTTAACTGCAAACATGCTTGGAAAAAAACTACATCTACGTAGGTATATGGGtatgtattttttgttttgaaaagaaATTATATTACTGTGGAAGTATTCAATTTCTTTACCCCAATACTAATAGATTCACCTTAATATTAAGTAGATCACTAACCCTATTTTAAAAAGACGAGCACTGACAAATTATGGATAGAAGTGTTGTGTAAGCAAAtataatattagaaaaattttATGTACGTTAAGAGGTGAATTTTGTCATCACATGTGTGTCAGTCCGACACACAAACTAACTTGTGTCCAATAATGTACTACTTACAAAAGCTTGAAAATTATTAGAAATcattttagaaacaaaaaaaatatatatatattattattattaaaagggAAAAGCCCATTTTGCCTaacatttaaattattttaagaaaattagcCTAAAATGTAAAAATTTCTAACTTTCCTAACTGCCGCAGAGCGACTTCACCGCCATCACCCACTCCCCCCATCAGTCGTCACGGGTTACCGCAACGGCaagattcttcttcttcttcttcttctaagaCCTCTAAGGGTATatctaaataattaatatatatatatatatatatgatcaaTTTCTAACCTTGGCCAATAAAATCCTTTGAGCTCCactaatgatgaagatgaattgAACGTGTGtatataaacatatattatACTTTATAAACTTatcttttttccccttttttaaTTGACAAATGGCTTTAACTATGTTATAGTTTGTTAGACTAAAGCATTTGTTAAGTAACGATAGAATGGTATTCAAAAAATTAGATTAAGCAAAAcagttgttttttcttttaagaaaatagtattcatgatatatatatatatatatatatataatatttgataATTTGTAAGCTAAGAAATAACTTAGTTCAATTGAGTACTAAAAATAAAGAAGTTATAGATTCAAATCTTCATCCCAActtattctaaaaaaattttaaacaaGGATCACACCAAGGTTCACATTAGTTTAATAACTccataaatttagaaaaaaaaaagtagaataaaatttaaaaaaattgattaaaagtttGCCAGATGAATTAGCCTAAAATCAcaccatattttttttttattcaaaaaatCAATCCCAAAAAAGCTATACTAAGATTTTACAAATCAACTTTAAGTgattttatttgaattaattaattaatcattcGTTTTAACAATCCACTAAAAAcagttaaaataaaataaaattcaaaatgcCCTGACAAAATTGGTTGATAATGCAATGAACTTTGCAAAaacttgagaaaaaaaaatagaactaaaattaaaaaaaaaaattgtaagaagaagaagaagaagaagaagaagaagaagagataaAAGTAAGagatataaaaaagaaaaattagaaagtAAAATTGCTTGTTAAATTATTACCGCTTGTTGGAAGCCGGTGAGATAGATGGCGAGAGAGCATTCATCACGGCCGGGACAGAGCGCCGCCATGGTGACATCGGTTATCGCCGGCAACACCATAATCGCGGACGCCGTAGAGAGAAAGACCGTTACAAACAGATGCCTTACTCCACTACTTATAAACAACTtcaccatttttctttttctctcgcAACTTCTTCTTGTTATGATTATTGTAGTTTATATATGCTTGATTCTGAATTCATAACTTCGCTTTCGGCTTAATCGAGAAAAAGAGTAGGCCCAGACGAGAATATTAGGCCCAATTCAAACCTAAGATGGAGAGACACACTTAAATTATTTTGtcctaatttaaaaataatatatatataatactgCTTATGgtttcctctttttttcttttttctttttcttttttttttttttttttgagtaaTTTGTCTCTCCACAAAAAGAACAAAGTACATCTTCTGTcccttaaatttgaaaatgaacaTTTTTAGTCCATGATCTTTGCAAAATAATTTTGATCGGTCTCTATCCTCTTTTGACCATTAGTCAACTAACTATTAATTATGTGgctattaatttttcttaattGTGATGGTGATTTGGCAAATAATTCTCTCTTTTTTGTTAAACTAGATTTCCTTTCGTATCATCCTTCCCAATTCTCTCAATTTCTTCTCTTCTATGTTACAACCATCATCATGAGAAGTTCCTTCACAATCAACGAAGAAAGAGGGATTTCTAGATCAAAAAACCGGTTGATTGATAATTGATAAAACTACGAGAGAACAATTTTAGTTGATATTTGATAAAAGGAAGGTGTTTGGTATAGCCATATCTATTGTAAATTTGGACAGTAATCGAATAGAGTAAGATTGCAACTAAAAGAGATTGAGAACAATAACAGTGAAGAAAAAGGGAGAGGATAGAACACAAGACTTTTACATGGAAAACCCCTAAATAAGTTAGGGTAAAAACCACGGGCAATGATAGAAGAATTTACTATATAAAGTAGAAGTTACAAAAAATTTCTTTCTTATTGAGGGATACAAGGATCTCTAAGAAGAAATTCTCTCTATTTTATATCTCACTCAACTTGTTGGAGATTTTGGGATGGATACGCAACTATGGGTCCTCACCTATTTATAGCCAAAAGATATTTGGCCATTAAGCAAATCCAACGGCTCTAATTTGTCCTTGATATATGTGTATGATCTAATGGCTCCAAATGTTCTAGAGAGATGTGAAATCAATGGCTATAAATTAATCTTGGAGAAAGTGTGAGATCCAATGGTCCAAAATTTATCTTCAAGAAACTTCTTGAATCTTAAAGATAATTTAAGATAATTATTCAACAATCTCCCACTTGGAGATTTGATTGGTAATCAATCACATCTCCACACCATTCTTTCTTCCTTGTCATCTTCATGTTGCTTATGTTTCAGCTAGGCCATTTGAGGATCGACACCAAATGAACTTGTTAGCGTTGACTGCCTTTGTCAAGTAATCTGCTAGGTTTTCTTTTGTATGAATTGTATACCTATCTATTATTCCTTCCTCTACTTTCTCACGAATGAAGTGGTACTGCACTCGAATATGTTCGGTCTTGACATGGAAAGCTAGATTTCTTGCAAGATACAAGGCACTATGATTATCACAAAACAAAGAGATTTTCTTATGTTCATGTCTGAGCTCCTCAAATAGCATTTTTAACCATATTGCTTCTTTACTAGCTTGTGTAGCAGCAACATATTTTGTTTATGTTGTTGACATAGCCACAATTGACTGCAGTTTGGAAACCCAGCTTACAGCACCGCTAACAAGAGTAAACACATATCCGATGGTGGATTTGCTTTTATCAAGATTACCTGCCTAATCGGAGTCAACATATCCTCTGACAATAAAGTTTGTTCCTCCATAACACAATGCAACATTTATGGATTCTTTGATGTATCTAAGAATCCTTTTAACAATATCCCAATGCTCTCGACCAGAACTCGTCATATACCGACTAACTACTTCCACTGCATGTGCAATGTCTATTCTGGTACATATCATGGCAAACATTAAACTTCCCACTGTCAATGCATACGGTACTCGAGACATCTCCATCCTATCTGCTTCATTGCTAGGGCTCATTTTGGAGGATATCTTAAAATTAACAGGAAAAGGGGTAGAAATTAGCGTACAATCTTGCATGTTGAAGCGTTGCAAGACTTTCTTCAAGTAATTTTTCTAAGATAACCAAATCTTCCTATTATTTCTGTCTCGGTGAATTTGCATTCTTAGAATCTTGTTTTTTGGTCCCAAGTCCTTCATTTCAAATTTCCTAGCCAAATGAGCCTTCAATTCTTCAATACGATCTTTGTTAGGACCTACTACCAACATGTCGTCTACATACAACAGTAAGACAATGAAGTCTTTTTCTCCAAACCTCTTAAAATATGAGCAAAGGTCT
It contains:
- the LOC103490263 gene encoding uncharacterized protein LOC103490263 isoform X3, giving the protein MVKLFISSGVRHLFVTVFLSTASAIMVLPAITDVTMAALCPGRDECSLAIYLTGFQQALSGFGAVVITPIVGNLSDKYGRKALLTLPTAISIIPLAILAYSRERRFFYAYYVTRTLTAMVSEGTAACLALAYLADNTSLTNRGSAFGLFTGVCSAAFVCGTIASRFLATDYIFPIAAIFSMVATVYMRIFLKDRLPGRSDLVQPMLKEEVPELTNREDDGGKLTRPTQPFRKMPTLDDVITLFKSSTLLSQAAVVVFFTGLGEGGMQASILYYFKARFHFDKDQFADLMLLNGVAGTVSQLVLMPLLVPVLSEDKLLSLGLLVGSISMVINSIAWAIWVPYAVAISFIFSVFVSPCLRSIVSKQVGQNEQEVPRDDRLYVTKRKETG
- the LOC103490263 gene encoding uncharacterized protein LOC103490263 isoform X4: MVKLFISSGVRHLFVTVFLSTASAIMVLPAITDVTMAALCPGRDECSLAIYLTGFQQALSGFGAVVITPIVGNLSDKYGRKALLTLPTAISIIPLAILAYSRERRFFYAYYVTRTLTAMVSEGTAACLALAYLADNTSLTNRGSAFGLFTGVCSAAFVCGTIASRFLATDYIFPIAAIFSMVATVYMRIFLKDRLPGRSDLVQPMLKEEVPELTNREDDGGKLTRPTQPFRKMPTLDDVITLFKSSTLLSQAAVVVFFTGLGEGGMQASILYYFKARFHFDKDQFADLMLLNGVAGTVSQLVLMPLLVPVLSEDKLLSLGLLVGSISMVINSIAWAIWVPYAVAISFIFSVFVSPCLRSIVSKQVGQNEQGRSVVCDQKKETG
- the LOC103490263 gene encoding uncharacterized protein LOC103490263 isoform X2 — protein: MVKLFISSGVRHLFVTVFLSTASAIMVLPAITDVTMAALCPGRDECSLAIYLTGFQQALSGFGAVVITPIVGNLSDKYGRKALLTLPTAISIIPLAILAYSRERRFFYAYYVTRTLTAMVSEGTAACLALAYLADNTSLTNRGSAFGLFTGVCSAAFVCGTIASRFLATDYIFPIAAIFSMVATVYMRIFLKDRLPGRSDLVQPMLKEEVPELTNREDDGGKLTRPTQPFRKMPTLDDVITLFKSSTLLSQAAVVVFFTGLGEGGMQASILYYFKARFHFDKDQFADLMLLNGVAGTVSQLVLMPLLVPVLSEDKLLSLGLLVGSISMVINSIAWAIWVPYAVAISFIFSVFVSPCLRSIVSKQVGQNEQEVPRDDRLYVTKRRKPDRRSAPLLK
- the LOC103490263 gene encoding uncharacterized protein LOC103490263 isoform X1; this translates as MVKLFISSGVRHLFVTVFLSTASAIMVLPAITDVTMAALCPGRDECSLAIYLTGFQQALSGFGAVVITPIVGNLSDKYGRKALLTLPTAISIIPLAILAYSRERRFFYAYYVTRTLTAMVSEGTAACLALAYLADNTSLTNRGSAFGLFTGVCSAAFVCGTIASRFLATDYIFPIAAIFSMVATVYMRIFLKDRLPGRSDLVQPMLKEEVPELTNREDDGGKLTRPTQPFRKMPTLDDVITLFKSSTLLSQAAVVVFFTGLGEGGMQASILYYFKARFHFDKDQFADLMLLNGVAGTVSQLVLMPLLVPVLSEDKLLSLGLLVGSISMVINSIAWAIWVPYAVAISFIFSVFVSPCLRSIVSKQVGQNEQGKIQGCLSGLSSLAQIAAPIIFSPLTALFLSDHPPFNFPGFSLLCIAITSVIALILSLMMMASPSSLSQQPSSSGSIEA